In Streptomyces sp. NBC_01381, the sequence GGTGGTCGTCGCCTGGTACGCGACATCGCGCAACTGGCCGGTGATACGGCCGTTCTCGATGCGATAGAAGCGTTGCCCGGTGAACTGGAAGTTATACCTTTGCATGTCAATTGACCATGAACGGTCACCAACGACGTAAATACCCCGGTCGACCCCCGCGATCAGGTCCTCGGTCGAGAGCCCGCCCGGATCCGGCTGCAGCGACACGTTCGCCATCCGCTGCACCGGCACATGCCCGGGGGAGTCCGCGTAGGCGCAGCCGTTGGAGCGCTCGAAGCCGGTGAGCTTCGCGATGCGGCGGTCCAGCTGGTAGCCGACCAGCGTGCCGTCCTTCACCAGGTCCCAGGACTGCGCGGCCACGCCCTCGTCGTCGTACCCGATGGTGGCCAGGCCGTGCTCGGCGGTCCTGTCGCCCGTCACGTTCATCAGCGACGAGCCGTAGGCGAGCTTGCCGAGCTGGTCGAAGGTGGCGAAGGAGGTGCCCGCGTACGCCGCCTCGTAGCCGAGCGCGCGGTCCAGCTCGGTGGCGTGGCCGATGGACTCGTGGATCGTCAGCCAGAGGTTCGACGGGTCGACGATCAGGTCGTACGAGCCCGCCTGCACGCTCGGCGCCCGCATCTTCTCGGCGAGGTGCTCCGGGATGCGCGCGAGCTCCGCGTCCCAGTCCCAGCCGGTCCCGGTCAGGTACTCCCAGCCGCGGCCGGCCGGCGGCGCGATCGTCCGCATCGAGTCGAACTCGCCGCTCGTCTCGTCCACGGCGACCGCGGTCAACTGCGGGTGCAGGCGCACCCGCTGCTGCGTGGTCACCGTCCCCGCCGTGTCCGCGTAGAACTTGTTCTCATGCACAGTGAGCAGCGACGCGTCGACGTGCGAGACCCCGTCGGCGGCGAGCAGCCGCGAGCTCCACTCGGCGAGCAGCCCGCTCTTCTCCTCGTCCGGCACGGAGAAGGGGTCGATCTCGTACGAGGAGATCCACGTCTTGTCCGCGTGCACCGGCTCACCCGCGAGCTCCACCCGCTCGTCGGAGCCCGCCGCCTTGATCACCTGGGCCGACAGCTTCGCCATCGCCACGGCCTGGGAGGCGACCTTCGCCGCCGCGTCCATCGTCAGATCGACGCCCGAGGCGAACCCCCAGGTCCCGCCGTGCACCACACGGACCGCGTAACCGAGGTCCGTGGTGTCCGAGGAGCCGGACGGCTTGGCGTCCCGCAGCCGCCAGGACGCGCTGCGCACCCGCTCCAGGCGGAAGTCCGCGTGGTCGGCGCCCAGGGCACGCGCGCGGGCCAGCGCGGCGTCCGCGAGGGCCCGCAGCGGCAGCGCCGTGAAGGCTGCATCGATGGAATGAGGCACGGAATGTCTCCCTGCTGTCGGCACCGGTCAGGTCCGATCATGTCGCGCGTGTGGGCCCGTGGGCCACAGTTTTCTGTAGGGATCCGACAGCGAGTCCCCTACGCCACTGTCGGTCGCCGATTCTCCGTATGGAGCACCGTACCGATAGGTTTTCGAGGTACCAGACAGCTATCGAAAGGGTGATCCGTTGAGCCGCTCGGTTCTCGTCACCGGAGGAAACCGGGGCATCGGCCTCGCCATCGCCCGCGCCTTCGCCGACGCCGGTGACAAGGTCGCGATCACCTGCCGCTCGGGTGAGCCGCCCCAGGCACTCGCGGAGCTCGGTGTTCTCGCCGTCAAGTGCGACATCACCGACGCGGAGCAGGTGGAGCAGGCCTACAAGGAGATCGAGGAGAAGCACGGTCCGGTGGAGGTCCTGGTCGCCAACGCCGGGATC encodes:
- a CDS encoding TldD/PmbA family protein; amino-acid sequence: MPHSIDAAFTALPLRALADAALARARALGADHADFRLERVRSASWRLRDAKPSGSSDTTDLGYAVRVVHGGTWGFASGVDLTMDAAAKVASQAVAMAKLSAQVIKAAGSDERVELAGEPVHADKTWISSYEIDPFSVPDEEKSGLLAEWSSRLLAADGVSHVDASLLTVHENKFYADTAGTVTTQQRVRLHPQLTAVAVDETSGEFDSMRTIAPPAGRGWEYLTGTGWDWDAELARIPEHLAEKMRAPSVQAGSYDLIVDPSNLWLTIHESIGHATELDRALGYEAAYAGTSFATFDQLGKLAYGSSLMNVTGDRTAEHGLATIGYDDEGVAAQSWDLVKDGTLVGYQLDRRIAKLTGFERSNGCAYADSPGHVPVQRMANVSLQPDPGGLSTEDLIAGVDRGIYVVGDRSWSIDMQRYNFQFTGQRFYRIENGRITGQLRDVAYQATTTDFWGSMAAVGGPQTYVLGGAFNCGKAQPGQVAAVSHGCPSALFRGVNILNTTQEAGR